The Paraburkholderia sp. SOS3 genome includes a region encoding these proteins:
- a CDS encoding condensation domain-containing protein, whose translation MNSIALDIAPAHAVDQAVDQAVEAGYALFPATACQIRFWHEQKASPKATALNIALRLQLSGPLDAASIEHVLGELVARHEILRTGFLMTGAGLRQQVWSRAAFRLEVVDLTGLDDKAALAEAERVGGQQARTPFDLSSSSFFRAVWLPRSGTQGELQLTFHSLVMDGWSFAIVTRELVEGLAALHAGHDPDYPDVELHHGDYALWKQEFLGSGALDRARAHWRDELRGFTRFDVPGDRPRAQERRFQGAIRSILLPNALSERLIAAAKAQGVTLFSVAAAGLAMALRAAAGQSKAANVAIGTQMSLRDQQELEGVVGPLINTVILRLDILEGSTIASVIAQCGAKLSDAIEHLHVPFEEMMEMAGEVADVNRPPLCSVNFALQQSFVGVGDEVRRDGFAATTSPSFNAGALYDLNFFMVRRPDGWRISCEGDTDLYDIGTIDRHLEKWREMLETVEIVTAHPQARTPGKTAATFAGGVGPSGFLSQAQLEAKARNIVKFNEHAPGTPIIALNNTAVFYELARQIGDERPVIDIPMVPEGPPREFPPRAYEDIAADAVRLIRLARPTGPYILMGHCVLGALAIEAAHQLRRDGETVELVILNDSWCPGYRETMPWYDRLLRKLRVRAYDIPRDFRAARRRETSMVVFLKQFRTVRWFHLIELGHKLGLFKNDGPNNELAENLWYIGHLRMQQVRYRAAPYDGDVQIFRSGQALKGRLFAHDLGWHQVVTGKLVVTEIPGMHDQMFRANGAAIIGKQLRERLAAIEGKRAAARFGEENAAAAVTSRAEA comes from the coding sequence ATGAACTCGATAGCGTTGGATATCGCCCCGGCTCATGCAGTCGATCAGGCAGTCGATCAGGCAGTCGAAGCCGGTTATGCGCTGTTCCCGGCGACCGCCTGCCAGATCCGCTTCTGGCATGAGCAGAAGGCTTCGCCGAAGGCCACCGCGCTGAACATCGCGCTGCGCCTGCAATTGTCGGGGCCGCTCGACGCCGCCAGCATCGAACATGTGCTCGGCGAACTCGTCGCCCGCCACGAGATCCTGCGCACCGGCTTTCTGATGACGGGCGCGGGCTTGCGTCAGCAGGTCTGGAGCCGCGCCGCCTTCCGGCTCGAGGTGGTCGACCTGACCGGTCTCGACGACAAGGCCGCGCTCGCCGAGGCCGAGCGCGTCGGCGGGCAGCAGGCGCGCACGCCGTTCGACCTGTCGTCGTCGTCGTTTTTCCGGGCCGTGTGGCTGCCGAGGTCGGGCACGCAGGGCGAACTGCAACTGACCTTCCATTCGCTCGTGATGGACGGCTGGTCTTTTGCGATCGTCACGCGCGAACTCGTCGAAGGACTGGCCGCGTTGCATGCGGGCCACGATCCCGATTATCCCGACGTCGAACTGCACCACGGCGACTATGCGCTGTGGAAGCAGGAGTTTCTCGGCAGCGGCGCGCTCGATCGCGCGCGCGCTCACTGGCGCGACGAGCTTCGGGGCTTTACGCGCTTCGATGTGCCAGGCGATCGTCCCCGCGCGCAGGAGCGGCGCTTCCAGGGCGCGATCCGCTCGATCCTGTTGCCCAACGCGTTGAGCGAGCGCCTGATTGCAGCCGCCAAGGCCCAGGGCGTGACGCTCTTCAGCGTGGCGGCCGCGGGCCTCGCCATGGCGCTGCGAGCGGCGGCCGGCCAGAGCAAAGCCGCCAACGTGGCGATCGGCACGCAGATGTCGTTGCGCGACCAGCAGGAACTCGAGGGCGTGGTCGGTCCGCTCATCAACACGGTGATCCTGCGTCTCGACATTCTCGAAGGCAGCACGATTGCCTCCGTCATCGCGCAATGCGGCGCCAAGCTCAGCGATGCGATCGAGCATCTGCACGTGCCGTTCGAAGAGATGATGGAGATGGCGGGCGAGGTGGCCGACGTCAACCGGCCGCCATTGTGTTCGGTCAATTTCGCCCTGCAGCAAAGCTTCGTCGGCGTAGGCGACGAAGTGCGCCGCGACGGGTTCGCCGCAACGACTTCGCCGTCTTTCAACGCGGGCGCGCTCTACGATCTGAACTTCTTCATGGTGCGGCGCCCGGACGGCTGGCGCATCTCTTGTGAAGGCGATACGGACCTCTACGACATCGGCACGATCGACCGGCATCTGGAAAAGTGGCGCGAGATGCTGGAAACCGTCGAGATCGTAACGGCACATCCGCAGGCACGCACGCCCGGCAAAACCGCCGCAACGTTCGCGGGCGGCGTCGGCCCGAGCGGCTTTCTGAGTCAGGCCCAGCTCGAGGCGAAGGCGCGCAATATCGTGAAGTTCAACGAGCATGCGCCGGGCACGCCGATCATCGCGCTCAACAACACGGCCGTGTTCTACGAACTGGCGCGGCAAATCGGCGACGAGCGGCCGGTTATCGATATTCCGATGGTGCCGGAAGGTCCGCCGCGTGAATTTCCGCCGCGCGCCTACGAAGATATCGCCGCGGACGCCGTGCGGCTCATCAGGCTGGCGCGGCCGACGGGCCCGTATATCCTGATGGGCCACTGCGTGCTCGGCGCACTGGCGATCGAAGCGGCCCATCAGCTGCGGCGCGACGGCGAAACCGTCGAACTCGTGATCCTCAACGATTCGTGGTGCCCCGGATACCGCGAGACGATGCCGTGGTACGACCGTTTGCTGCGCAAGCTGCGCGTGCGCGCCTACGATATTCCGCGCGACTTCCGCGCGGCCCGGCGGCGCGAGACCTCGATGGTGGTTTTCCTCAAGCAGTTCCGTACGGTTCGCTGGTTCCATCTGATCGAGCTCGGTCACAAGCTCGGTCTGTTCAAAAACGATGGGCCGAACAACGAGCTTGCCGAAAACCTCTGGTATATCGGCCATCTGCGCATGCAACAGGTGCGGTACCGCGCGGCGCCGTATGACGGCGATGTGCAGATTTTCCGCAGCGGTCAGGCGCTCAAGGGGCGCCTGTTCGCCCACGACCTCGGATGGCATCAGGTCGTGACGGGCAAGCTCGTCGTCACCGAGATTCCGGGCATGCATGACCAGATGTTCCGCGCCAACGGCGCAGCGATCATTGGCAAGCAACTGCGTGAGCGCCTCGCCGCCATCGAAGGAAAGCGCGCGGCGGCCCGCTTTGGCGAAGAGAACGCCGCCGCAGCGGTCACGAGCCGTGCCGAGGCTTAG
- a CDS encoding SGNH/GDSL hydrolase family protein produces MMSRLRIVLLVGLGGLLTAAGLMFVGAAMPDWLGRPFAAADAVAAGSAPPSARIRLAVLGDSDSQSYHDTQMLGNPGLRGGAWRATTWQWTEVLARLRGDQIDLGEWGAWGTGKYRARFDRVFGVIARTPAKDDYRYDFAASGAWCNQLLGSPQHQAVNLVDLMDREPQAWKGGIVLIRIGINDVGGHGVLDELSHDPGASHPMSLINGCVDAIGETVALIHKRHPQTRVVLVGVLSNADWAVEFDHWQSAQAIANIDAGMDVFDNGLRKIAATHRDVYFLDDRAWFRSVWGSRDEQGRPLYKTVHLQPGWAITNSSGDDPHNAVLSDGHAGVVWNTLWAQHLVASLNAAFGLHLRPITNAEVVGFLEPSFAAKHP; encoded by the coding sequence ATGATGTCCCGTTTGCGTATCGTGTTGCTGGTCGGGCTTGGCGGTCTTCTGACGGCAGCCGGCCTGATGTTCGTCGGCGCGGCCATGCCTGACTGGCTTGGCCGACCGTTTGCCGCAGCCGACGCCGTCGCTGCCGGGTCGGCGCCGCCGTCGGCGCGGATCCGGTTGGCCGTGCTCGGCGATTCCGACAGCCAGTCGTATCACGACACGCAGATGCTCGGCAATCCGGGCCTGCGCGGCGGCGCGTGGCGCGCCACCACCTGGCAGTGGACCGAGGTCCTCGCCCGGCTGCGCGGCGACCAGATCGATCTCGGCGAATGGGGCGCATGGGGAACCGGCAAGTATCGCGCGCGCTTCGACAGGGTTTTCGGCGTCATCGCACGCACGCCCGCGAAAGACGACTATCGCTACGATTTCGCCGCAAGCGGCGCGTGGTGCAATCAATTGCTCGGATCCCCGCAGCATCAGGCCGTCAATCTTGTCGATTTGATGGACCGGGAACCGCAGGCGTGGAAAGGCGGCATCGTGCTGATCCGCATCGGTATCAACGATGTCGGCGGGCATGGCGTGCTCGACGAGCTGTCGCACGATCCGGGCGCATCGCATCCGATGTCGTTGATCAACGGGTGTGTCGATGCGATCGGCGAGACAGTCGCGTTGATCCACAAGCGGCACCCGCAGACCCGTGTCGTACTGGTCGGCGTGCTCAGCAATGCCGACTGGGCGGTCGAGTTCGACCATTGGCAATCGGCGCAGGCAATCGCCAATATCGATGCCGGCATGGATGTGTTCGACAACGGCTTGCGCAAAATTGCCGCGACCCATCGCGATGTCTACTTCCTCGACGATCGCGCGTGGTTCAGAAGCGTGTGGGGATCGCGCGACGAGCAAGGCCGTCCGCTTTACAAGACCGTGCATCTGCAGCCCGGTTGGGCGATCACCAATTCGTCGGGCGACGATCCGCACAACGCCGTGCTCTCCGATGGCCATGCGGGCGTCGTGTGGAACACGTTGTGGGCGCAACATCTCGTCGCTTCGTTGAACGCCGCGTTCGGTTTGCATCTGAGACCGATCACGAATGCCGAGGTTGTCGGCTTTCTCGAACCGAGCTTTGCTGCCAAACATCCGTGA
- a CDS encoding HD domain-containing protein yields MKVPVTIAGMTAPDSELARQAAALVERAHSKPFLNHVHRTWWFAEFIGNRRQMKYDRELVYLASLLHDLGLSDHHAAHKRFEVDGADAASRFLHAHDYPATKVDIVWDAIALHSSADIADRREPEIALVHIGAHVDVLGLRMDEISPELIDDTLALYPRLGFKKAFAEALAEVARRKPHTAIGTGLADIGRRLVPGLEIPNVCDLLLEAPFES; encoded by the coding sequence ATGAAAGTTCCTGTCACCATCGCAGGCATGACTGCGCCGGACTCCGAGCTTGCGCGCCAGGCGGCGGCGCTCGTCGAGCGGGCCCATTCGAAGCCGTTTCTCAATCATGTTCACCGAACATGGTGGTTCGCCGAGTTCATCGGTAACAGGCGGCAAATGAAGTACGATCGCGAGCTCGTGTATCTCGCGTCGTTGCTTCACGATCTGGGCCTATCGGACCATCACGCTGCGCACAAGCGCTTCGAAGTGGATGGTGCCGACGCTGCGAGCAGGTTCCTGCATGCGCACGACTATCCGGCGACGAAGGTCGATATCGTCTGGGATGCCATTGCGCTTCACTCGTCCGCCGATATTGCCGATCGCAGGGAGCCGGAAATCGCGCTCGTGCACATCGGCGCCCACGTCGACGTGTTGGGACTCAGGATGGACGAGATCTCGCCCGAACTGATCGACGACACGCTTGCGCTCTATCCGCGGCTCGGTTTCAAGAAGGCGTTTGCGGAGGCGTTGGCCGAGGTCGCGAGGCGCAAGCCGCACACCGCGATCGGAACGGGGCTGGCGGATATCGGACGTCGCCTCGTGCCCGGTCTCGAGATTCCCAACGTCTGCGACCTGCTGCTCGAAGCGCCGTTCGAAAGCTGA
- a CDS encoding GlxA family transcriptional regulator — protein MSGIHNSDGQGPRKVVIVAYDGAKLMDISGPLQAFSDACFPDGRPAYRVVLASESGGSVCTDTRVRLETVRLDDTAIDSVDTLLIAGGDLIMPAAATASLRTRLADYLDRPRRLGSVCTGAFVLAQLGVLDRRDATTHWAACSRLENQHPTINVKPDAIFVTSDHIWTSAGVSAGIDMALAMIEDDLGHLAALDVARGMVLFLKRPGGQSQFSIELRQQMRDARGRFDDLHDWIRTRLEGDLSIPALADAARMSPRNFARVYLRETGESPARAVERLRIEAARRLLESAHDPIQVIARRTGFGDDERMRRAFAKAYGVSPQDYRRRFGRPKA, from the coding sequence ATGTCTGGAATCCACAATTCGGACGGGCAGGGGCCTCGCAAGGTTGTCATCGTCGCTTATGATGGTGCCAAACTCATGGACATATCGGGCCCGCTGCAGGCATTCAGCGATGCCTGCTTTCCCGATGGCCGCCCGGCTTATCGGGTGGTGCTCGCTTCCGAGTCAGGCGGCTCTGTCTGCACCGATACGCGTGTGAGGCTGGAAACCGTCCGCCTCGACGACACGGCGATCGACTCTGTCGACACGCTGCTCATTGCGGGCGGCGACCTGATCATGCCCGCCGCCGCGACTGCATCGCTTCGAACAAGGCTCGCGGACTATCTCGACCGGCCGCGTCGGCTCGGCTCCGTCTGCACGGGCGCATTCGTGCTGGCCCAGCTCGGTGTTCTCGATCGCCGCGATGCGACGACGCACTGGGCTGCGTGCAGCCGGCTCGAGAACCAGCATCCGACCATTAACGTCAAGCCCGACGCGATTTTTGTCACCTCCGACCATATCTGGACATCGGCCGGCGTCTCCGCCGGGATCGACATGGCGCTGGCGATGATCGAGGACGATCTGGGCCATCTGGCCGCGCTCGATGTGGCGCGCGGCATGGTGCTCTTTCTCAAGCGACCGGGCGGGCAATCGCAGTTCAGCATTGAACTGCGTCAGCAGATGCGCGATGCGCGCGGCCGGTTCGACGATCTTCATGACTGGATTCGAACCCGCCTGGAAGGGGACCTGTCCATTCCTGCGTTGGCGGACGCAGCACGCATGAGCCCGCGCAACTTTGCGCGTGTCTATCTTCGCGAAACGGGCGAAAGTCCGGCGCGGGCCGTCGAGAGGCTTCGTATCGAAGCGGCCAGGCGGTTGCTTGAATCCGCGCACGACCCGATTCAGGTCATCGCGCGTCGGACCGGTTTTGGCGATGACGAACGCATGCGCCGCGCATTCGCAAAAGCCTATGGCGTGTCGCCCCAGGACTATCGCCGACGCTTCGGGCGGCCGAAGGCTTGA
- a CDS encoding carbonic anhydrase: protein MAKYSEFEFRTQPWFDPAWFDRSDFKGFSQFIPMKTIVIHCFDPRASEIPQAVADYFGDEVYPGENILDEAGNRIGNTRTLFAVSNAGGRALSALQSVATMDYLFKVQNVVVVHHSFCGATAFTPDALVDEFHDHHHTDISAMFDHDSLAISDFEESIRHDVDLLRASPAVPKNVKLYGFFYEINSGKLTQVVQDLPS, encoded by the coding sequence ATGGCGAAATACAGCGAATTCGAATTCAGGACACAACCCTGGTTTGACCCGGCGTGGTTCGATCGGTCGGACTTCAAGGGATTCAGCCAGTTCATCCCGATGAAAACCATCGTGATCCACTGCTTCGATCCGCGGGCCTCCGAGATACCACAGGCCGTTGCCGATTATTTCGGGGATGAGGTCTATCCGGGCGAAAACATTCTCGACGAGGCCGGTAACCGGATCGGTAACACGCGGACGCTGTTTGCCGTGTCGAACGCGGGCGGCCGCGCTCTGTCGGCTTTGCAATCGGTCGCGACCATGGATTATCTCTTCAAGGTTCAGAACGTCGTGGTGGTTCATCATTCGTTCTGCGGCGCGACGGCGTTCACGCCGGACGCGCTCGTCGACGAGTTCCACGATCATCACCATACCGACATCTCGGCGATGTTCGATCACGATAGTCTCGCGATCTCCGATTTCGAGGAATCGATCAGGCACGACGTCGACTTGCTTCGCGCGAGTCCTGCTGTGCCGAAAAACGTCAAGCTCTACGGCTTCTTCTACGAAATCAATTCGGGAAAATTGACGCAGGTCGTGCAGGACCTCCCTTCATAG
- a CDS encoding glycosyltransferase has protein sequence MSIDVDFSLALNDRTGKLFLGKDIISTLGTRVTRVRYGRFHEFPQTDFMRRVAGRLTLKETVARVFRPRLSSLLPVIRDPRPTLHLDPLSVVRHRLEARDIVLCHDVGPITHPQYFAPGVHEFYVLAYDQIRRIKPHMVFVSKTTQQEFHRLYGEDYASSSVIYNPTRLGVKEGEGRAVDGVSSRFLLTVGSVGDRKNQARCIEAFAASGLAQEGWQYVIVGQCEPGAEAAIELAKQSAGVIMPGYTSDDQLRWLYRNASGFVLMSLLEGFGMPVIEAIEYDLPCLVSRSSILTEIGGEAMIDADPLDKESIAAGMRSLACLPDDERSRRMAQARTHLANFAREPILESWRHLVERIG, from the coding sequence ATGTCTATCGATGTCGATTTCTCGCTGGCGCTCAACGATCGGACCGGCAAGCTGTTTCTGGGGAAAGATATTATTTCGACGCTCGGCACGAGGGTGACGCGCGTTCGCTATGGACGATTTCACGAGTTTCCGCAAACCGATTTCATGCGCCGCGTGGCGGGCCGTCTGACGCTCAAGGAAACCGTCGCGCGCGTATTCAGACCGCGGCTGTCGTCTTTGCTGCCCGTCATCCGCGATCCTCGCCCCACGCTGCATCTCGATCCGCTTAGCGTCGTGCGTCATCGCCTCGAGGCACGCGATATCGTGCTGTGTCACGACGTCGGTCCGATCACGCATCCCCAATATTTTGCGCCGGGCGTGCACGAGTTCTATGTGCTCGCCTACGATCAGATTCGACGCATCAAGCCGCACATGGTGTTTGTCAGCAAGACGACCCAGCAGGAGTTTCACCGCCTGTACGGCGAAGACTACGCATCGTCGAGCGTGATCTATAACCCGACGCGCCTCGGGGTGAAGGAAGGAGAGGGACGTGCCGTGGATGGCGTTTCCTCCCGTTTTCTGCTGACCGTGGGAAGTGTCGGCGACCGGAAGAATCAGGCTCGTTGCATCGAGGCGTTCGCGGCAAGCGGGCTTGCGCAAGAGGGCTGGCAGTACGTCATCGTCGGGCAGTGCGAGCCCGGTGCCGAGGCCGCGATCGAACTCGCAAAGCAGAGCGCCGGTGTGATCATGCCAGGCTATACGAGCGACGATCAGCTTCGCTGGCTCTACCGCAATGCATCGGGCTTTGTGCTGATGAGTCTGCTGGAAGGATTCGGCATGCCGGTGATCGAGGCGATCGAGTATGACTTGCCGTGCCTCGTCTCGAGGTCGAGCATCCTGACGGAAATCGGCGGCGAAGCAATGATCGATGCCGATCCGCTCGATAAGGAATCGATCGCGGCCGGCATGAGGTCGCTGGCGTGCCTGCCTGACGACGAGCGGTCACGCCGGATGGCTCAGGCTCGCACGCATCTCGCCAATTTCGCGCGCGAACCGATTCTCGAGAGCTGGCGGCATCTCGTCGAGCGGATTGGCTGA
- a CDS encoding glycosyltransferase family 4 protein, protein MMKTIASKTIAFNGKFFGSAPTGVLRVAEQLVAATDALIAGQAADGVDYAVVVRDSAKVPPYRNISCVREDPWVRKIHRTAWEQLYLPMARRKDFILNLCNLGPLFHRDCATMIHDAQVYSAPESYSLPFRLRYKFLFFFIGKRHKVILTVSEFSKSELVRYGIASADKIVVVHNGCDHVLQIRPDEGQLAVLNLEPRRYVLALANTQKHKNIGVLLKAFAHAEMSDVELVLFGGATRADFENLGHVVPPNVRFAGRITDPELVGLMRNAGALAFPSLTEGFGLPPLEAMALGCPVVAAPYGALPEVCGTAALYADPFSPQAWSVNILAALDDEAVRQSLISAGRERAGNFTWKQAARHLFDAVSAVSR, encoded by the coding sequence ATGATGAAAACGATCGCATCGAAAACGATAGCGTTCAATGGCAAGTTTTTCGGTTCAGCGCCGACCGGTGTGCTCCGGGTTGCCGAGCAGCTTGTCGCGGCGACCGATGCGCTGATCGCGGGGCAAGCCGCCGATGGCGTCGACTATGCCGTTGTGGTCAGAGACAGCGCCAAGGTGCCGCCTTATCGAAACATTTCGTGTGTCCGCGAGGATCCGTGGGTTCGGAAGATTCACAGGACTGCGTGGGAGCAGCTGTATCTGCCGATGGCCCGCAGAAAAGATTTCATTCTCAACCTCTGCAATCTCGGGCCGCTGTTCCACCGCGACTGCGCGACGATGATTCACGACGCGCAGGTGTATTCCGCGCCCGAATCGTATTCGTTGCCATTCCGGCTGCGGTATAAGTTCCTGTTCTTTTTTATCGGCAAGCGGCACAAGGTCATCCTGACCGTGTCGGAATTCTCGAAGAGCGAACTCGTGCGCTACGGCATTGCGAGTGCCGACAAGATCGTGGTCGTGCACAACGGTTGCGACCATGTCTTGCAGATCCGGCCCGACGAAGGGCAGCTCGCGGTATTGAATCTCGAACCGCGGCGTTATGTGCTTGCGCTTGCGAATACGCAGAAGCACAAGAATATCGGCGTGCTGCTCAAGGCCTTCGCCCATGCGGAAATGAGCGATGTCGAGCTGGTGCTGTTCGGCGGCGCGACGCGGGCCGATTTCGAAAATCTCGGGCACGTCGTGCCGCCGAACGTCCGGTTCGCGGGCCGCATTACCGATCCTGAACTCGTCGGGCTGATGCGCAATGCGGGCGCGCTCGCGTTTCCTTCGCTAACAGAAGGGTTCGGTTTGCCGCCGCTCGAGGCCATGGCGCTCGGCTGTCCGGTGGTCGCGGCACCGTATGGCGCGCTTCCGGAAGTGTGCGGCACGGCGGCGCTGTATGCGGACCCGTTCAGTCCGCAGGCGTGGAGCGTGAATATTCTGGCGGCGCTCGATGACGAAGCGGTGCGCCAATCGCTGATCTCGGCGGGACGCGAACGGGCCGGCAACTTTACCTGGAAGCAGGCGGCGCGCCATCTGTTCGACGCCGTAAGCGCCGTGTCGCGCTGA
- a CDS encoding flippase encodes MSTKPSLKRSATINLVGSILPILVTLATTPIYLHHIGTARYGVLAIVWMVQGYFGFLDLGLSQATANRIAQLDDAPHSERQAVVWTALILNAGLGIAGGVVLFALMHTLLAFFDIGESLSAELLPALPYVGCLVALSNLISVFNGALVGRERFGALNALQLAVAILYQLAPLGMAFLFGPNLRYLVFGTLGAGIVALVLTAIVVWRVFPLSLANGPRRDLVRPLFSYGAWISLTRLATPVLETADRLLIGHALGPQAVTYYQVPFNLAQRVRLFPFVVIRTLFPRLSSLDAASAATLSFGAIRGLAAVLTPMIVFGIFFMHPFLSLWLGREFASRATSVGEAILVGIWINSLTMIVATHLQATGKPGIVARLQTYEILPFLALLWWMLQHFGVLGAALAWSVRSLVDGLLLFYAARLDARPIRMLVPPALIVAAAYVGTLVFAPLTWPSIAVWLGMTGIALVWSAHTEPRARVRVIELCASIRNYTRRSAQSQ; translated from the coding sequence ATGAGCACCAAACCGAGTCTCAAACGCAGCGCCACCATCAACCTCGTCGGCAGCATCCTGCCGATCCTGGTCACGCTCGCAACCACGCCAATCTATCTGCACCATATCGGCACCGCGCGTTACGGCGTGCTCGCGATCGTCTGGATGGTGCAGGGTTATTTCGGCTTTCTCGACCTGGGGTTGTCTCAGGCGACGGCCAACCGCATCGCGCAACTCGACGACGCACCGCACAGCGAGCGCCAGGCCGTCGTATGGACCGCGCTGATCCTCAACGCCGGATTGGGTATTGCCGGCGGCGTCGTGCTGTTTGCGCTCATGCACACGCTGCTCGCGTTCTTCGACATCGGCGAGTCGCTCTCGGCGGAGCTGCTGCCCGCGCTGCCCTACGTTGGCTGCCTCGTGGCGCTCTCGAATCTGATCAGCGTGTTCAACGGCGCGCTCGTCGGACGCGAGCGCTTCGGCGCGCTCAACGCGCTACAGCTCGCGGTCGCCATCCTGTATCAGCTCGCGCCGCTCGGCATGGCGTTCCTGTTCGGGCCCAACCTGCGCTATCTGGTGTTCGGTACGCTCGGCGCCGGCATCGTAGCGCTGGTGCTGACGGCAATCGTGGTCTGGCGGGTATTTCCGCTGTCGCTTGCGAACGGCCCGCGCCGTGATCTGGTCCGCCCGCTGTTTTCGTACGGCGCATGGATCAGTCTGACGCGCCTCGCCACGCCCGTGCTGGAAACGGCCGACCGCCTTCTGATCGGCCACGCGCTCGGACCGCAGGCGGTCACCTACTACCAGGTGCCGTTCAATCTCGCGCAGCGCGTGCGGCTCTTTCCGTTTGTCGTTATCCGCACGCTATTTCCCCGTCTGTCGTCACTCGACGCCGCAAGCGCTGCAACACTCTCGTTCGGCGCAATACGCGGCCTCGCCGCCGTCCTCACGCCGATGATCGTGTTCGGCATCTTTTTCATGCACCCGTTTCTCTCGCTGTGGCTCGGCCGGGAATTCGCGTCGCGCGCCACTTCGGTCGGAGAGGCGATTCTGGTCGGCATCTGGATCAATTCGCTCACAATGATCGTTGCCACTCATCTGCAGGCAACGGGCAAACCCGGCATCGTCGCGCGTCTGCAGACCTACGAAATACTGCCGTTCCTCGCCTTGCTGTGGTGGATGCTGCAGCACTTCGGCGTGCTCGGCGCGGCGCTCGCCTGGAGCGTGCGCAGCCTCGTGGACGGGCTGCTGCTGTTTTATGCCGCGCGCCTCGATGCGCGGCCGATACGCATGCTGGTCCCGCCTGCGCTGATCGTCGCGGCAGCCTATGTCGGGACACTCGTGTTCGCTCCGCTCACCTGGCCGAGCATCGCGGTGTGGCTCGGCATGACGGGCATCGCGCTCGTATGGAGCGCGCACACCGAACCGCGGGCCCGGGTGCGCGTGATCGAGCTGTGCGCGTCGATCCGCAACTACACGCGGCGTTCGGCACAAAGCCAATAG